One Coprobacter fastidiosus genomic window, CAGCACGACATTGCTCAAGGCATGCGATACCGACTGGACGAAATGGAATAAACAACCGGAATATGCCAAGACAGGTATGATTTTACGTACCGAAAAAGAAAGCAAACCCGAAGGCGTCGTAATGCTCAAAAAGAAAATGGGACAAGGAAACTTGGTCGTTACGACTATTCCTGCTGCACCCCGTGGCGCTAAAGCAGAAAAAGCCGTTCGGGCACTTCTTACCAATATGGGCATTGAATTAGGATCAGGTAGCGACTCAGGTAAACCGTTATTGAAATCAGGAGAAATCGTACGTGTTCTAATGAGTGGCAGTTATCCTGTCGCTTCTGTAAAAGAGGCAGGAAAGGTTAATCGTGTAGATTTATCGAAAGCCGATGGTATTAAGGAAAATACGATGCTCGATGGGAAAGCTTGGAAAAAATACCATTCACAAAGCGGTCTGATAGATTTTAAACAAGCAAAACTGGACGGACCTACTCAAAATGCCGAAACATACATGAGTTTCTGGGTATTCAGCCCGAGACCATTAGATGACCTGCTTATAGAACCGAACATGCCTGTCGTCGATCTCGAAGTAGCTGCTGATGATGCCGTACAAGTATGGTTGAACGGAAAAATGATCATCAGTAATCTTCGCGAAGGCCCTATCGAAGGTGGTAAAGCCGTATCAAAAGGGTTGCCTTTGCACCAAGGCTGGAATCACTTCCTTATCAAAGCTATTCAAGGCGGAGGCGGTTGGTTCTTCAACGGACGTTTAATCTGTAATCAACCGGATTATCTTGCCGAAGAAATGGATTCGGTATTAGAAAAACCTTAAAGAGAGATTTCTCTTAGAAATAATAAAAACCGCTTTTTTTCATTATAAAAAGAGCGGTTTTTATTATTAATCAAGTGAAAAAATCAATTTAATCGCTTTTTTATACTTCTGTTAATAGAGTTAATGTCCTTTTATTAAGTGTTCCCAAATACCTTTGAAGCACAAAATTTAATAACGACACGACAAAAAATAAAAAATGAAAGTGCTGAAAATTTTAACTCTTGCAATGTGTTCTTACCTTATGATCCCGACCATGCAAGGTGCAACAAAACATGCCAAAGAGACCAAATATCCAAGTTATAAAGGGATGATTATGGCGGGATATCAAGGTTGGTTCGGAACTCCGGAGGACGGAAAAAGCGGAGGATTCCGCCACATGGCGGGTAAAAACGGTTTTAAAGACGGAAGTTGCCACATAGATATTTGGCCTGATGTACGGGAATATTCAAAAACTTATCCCACAGAATTTAAAAATGCCGATGGATCTACAGCCCGTATTTTCAGTTCCTATGATGCCAGCACGACAGATCTCCATTTCAAATGGATGAAAGAATATGGCATAGACGGAGTATTTATGCAGCGCTTTTTTGATTATGCACGGGGAAGAGGTGAACAATCACTACCCGATATCATTCTCAAAAATGCATTTGACGCTGCTTCGAAATATGATCGAGCCATAGCTATTATGTACGACTTGTCAGGATTAAGGCACAAAAAAGAAGATTGCTCGGTTATTATCGAAGACTGGAAATATCTGGTCGATAAACTAAATGTTACAAACCAAAACGGGAATAAAACATATCTGCACCACAACAAAAAACCGGTAGTTGCCATATGGGGATTAGGCTTTACAGACCGTCCATATAAGGTTAATGAAATAGGTATAGAAAAATTAATCGATTTCTTACAAAATGATCCGGTATATGGAGGCTGTGCTGTAATGTTAGGAGTTCCTACAGCTTGGCGCGACTTGAATTTTGACTGTACCAACGATCCTTATCTGCATACGATAATCAAAAAAGCAGATTTATTATTACCTTGGACCGTACAACGCTACACACCACTATTACATAACGATATGGACCGTTATCATGACGAGACCAAAGCCGATATCCAATGGTGTAAAAAGAACAAAATAGATTATGTACCTTGTGTTACTCCGGGATTTAGTTGGCACAATTTAAGTACGATTCAATTTCCCGATGATATAAAGCCTTCAGGTTCGATACCGCGCCAAGGAGGAAAATTTTTCTGGGATCAAATGTATAATGCCATGAAAGCCGGAGGTGAAATGATCTATGTGGCGATGTTCGATGAAATAGACGAAGGTACTGCAATATTTAAATGTACCGATACACCTCCTGTAACTAAAATATCTCAATTTATCGGAATGGACGGAAAACCTTCGGATCATTATTTATGGCTTACCGGTAAAGCGACTCAAATGTTACGAAAAGAAATACCTCTGACAAAAAAAATGCCGGAACGAAACTAAAAAAAGATATACAATTCACACACAAAAATACACAACTACACACGTCAAAGGACTGTCTTAACTATTATTGTTTAGACAGTCCTTTTTTATTATAACTTTATCAACTGAAAATAAATATGAAAATGTACCAAAACCCAATTTAAGAGAAACTTTCAATTTAAAACTTGATTCCTTCCATTGACTATAAAAAAGCCGTATCAACTCTATTTTTGAAGTGCACCCCAAAAGTTAGACACAAAACTTTTGGGGTGCACTTCATTTCAAGTAGTGATACGACTTTTTATGTTTATCAGTTACAATCTATAACTTTACCTTAGTTCAGCACACCCCCACAATTGTATCATGGTAAAGTAATCGGGGCAGTTATGACAAGTTTGTCTTTATTTTTACTACATGAACCATAATAATTATTTGCAGGCTCATAATCTGTCAATACTCCATTTTTATCATCGATATATTCAACATGTACTGGATAAACACAATTTTCTATTTTCGATCCTGCACCATCGTTATATTGTCCAATAAATCCTGATATTCCCGAACGGCTTCTCAAACGGATATGGATATTTTCCGTCTGACAATTTTTAATAGCGACACCCCTTCCACCGACAATTTGGCCAACTAATCCTCCAGCCTGATAACCAGTTAAATAAATATCTTTGGCAGAACAGTTATCTAACCAAGTAGCTCCTCCGCCTACACCGATCCACCCGATCAGACCTCCGACATTTTGGGTAGTCAAACCCGTAGAGGCTTTAATATGTATATGCTTTGCATGTACATTTTCAAATTGAGCAACGGTACTATAATTTGCTCCGGTATATCCCACACAACCGGCAAAATAAGCATATTCTTTACTATGATCTATCGGATTTCCGTCAACATCCGTATGCACTTCATCATCGGCAAGTCCATTAATAGTAATGTTCTCGAATGTCAAATTCTTCATTACACCTTCAAACTTACCCCAAACTCCCGTATACGCATTATATTTACCGAGAGTAATACCCCAAATCTGATATTCATACACTGCTCCGAATTTTCCGTTTAAAGAAAAATTCCTTAAAGTATGCCCTTGACCATCTACTGTGTATGTCGGTTCTCCTGAAGTATAAATAGGTTTCCATTCAACACCGCTCATATCGATATCGTTTTCCAATAGGATAGAAACGTTCACGGACTTACCGCTCTCGTCTTTTTTAGTAATCATATCAAGGATATTATCCGGTAGCCAGGCAAATTCTTCTCTCGTATAGATATGATAAGTTCGGGTACTCTCGTCATAGACAGGTTCTTTCGGTTCAATTACAGCCGGATTCCACCATTCTTCAGCATCAATCCAATCATTCTCAAAATTTTCATCAATAGAGATAGTTAACTGCGCGTCCGTAGTTAAAATATTACCCATTACTGTTGTTAACCAATTGCGTTGAATGGGAATATCTGTTTTTAAATCATGTGAACTGATAAGCGAAGTACCGTCCAATGCTTCGAACTTGAAATGAATAGGAGTCTGTTCCGTTGCATCGGTCATTAAATAATCGACCGTCAAGGTTCGGTTATTCACACTTTTATCATAACCTAAAGCATAGTCCTTTTGAGATTTATCAATCGAACCTGTATAAATTTCAGTAACTGCCGTTAAATCAGTTGCCAAATCTGTTCCTTCAGATAAACCGGTCACTGCATTAATATTAGTAAAGCGTTTACAACCATAATAAGTTATTTTAAAATTATCCGGCATCTCCAGATTATATACACCCCAATCAGTAGCGACAACACGAAGTTTTGCAAAAGGACGTTTCAATATCAAATCTTTCATGACCCCGTCACTACCAACCGTAATCTCTTCTGTCGTAAAATAGGCATCCCGACTCTCATCATTCAGTTGTTTATCGACGTCGTCTATGCAAGTAATATTTTCAAAATTACCGGTTTCATAATGTAAATCCGTATCAGTACCCTGCTTTACAAAGTCCGCCCAAACTACAAATTTATAATTCCGGTTCGGAGTCAGACGTAAAGAATAATTGACAGCTTGATAACTATCCACAACTTTTTTCTGAGGAGAAATTACCTGCGTATAAGAGATATTCTCCCCTTCCCCATCTATGCGATAAACCGCTAACTGATAACGCAAATCATATTCTGCAAAATCTACATTAGTGATTCCCCCATGCATACTATTACTATTTTCACCTAAAGTTGCACGCGTCATTTGTAAAAGATCAGGGGCAGAAACCGTAAAATTTACATTTCCTTCTCCTGCAGCGACCGGAGCATCAGTAAACAAGTCTTCTGATTGACACGCTACCAATAGCAAACAAAATCCGATCATAACTAAATTTTTAAATTTTCTCATACAATTACATTTTTGTTAAACAATATATTAGTTGATCTCCACTACATATTCTCCATCAAAACTATCATCGATATTCACGTTATTACCATCGCCTATTTTTCGAGTAAGAAAGAATCCTCTCAATACAGTCTCATGATTACGCTTCAAAGGAATTTCGATATTCTGACAATGGCTGATTTCTGTTCCTGAAGCATCGAAAAAATAAAAATCGGCCAAAATATTCGTTTCATTTTCCCAATCAGTAAATAAATAATCTCCGAACAAAGAGACCGCCTCTTTTCCATCATAAACTATTTGAGAAAGAATCGTATTAAAACTATACATCGTCGTAAACAGATTCGGTTTTCGGGCTTCTACATTATACCCGACTCCGATATATTGTTTATAAATTACTTTTACAGTCAACCCCTCCAGTGTACCTCCAGCCCGGATAAAATCGTCAAAATCGGATGCAATCACTCTGTAACGTCCTGAAGGTCTTTCCATCATAACCGGAATAACCATAGAAGAGAAAGTTCCGGATTCTTCAAAGGAAAAACTATTTGGCCCAAAATCTGAACCGATCGTAAACATCTCCTGACCGACTGCGGTACTTCGATGATGCGTATTAACAGGATAAATATCCGTATTCGTCTTAATGGACGTTAACATATCAGTCTGATAAAATCGATCGACCGGATTATCTTTATAAACATAATCTGCCCACGCTAATACTTGATAGTCACCTTTCGGCAAATAAACTTGTATTGTATCTTGTGGAGGCAATGCGTCTTTATCAACCAAAAGCATTCGTCGCTCGATTTTCTACTGCACGATTCTATTCTTCCCCGATTTTTTTTCATAAACATCAAGAATAATGCGCATTGCAAAATCTTCATCCGGGATATACGGTTTGGAGTGTTCTTCTTCCAGATTTTTAATCGTACAATTCCATTCTTCATCATAAAAAACTTCTTTATAATAAAGAGGCGGCAACCGATCAACATTCGGTTCTATGACAACAAACGATTTATCGGGAACAGGATACTCATGAACAGTCGCATCACAAGCCATCATTAACCCCATAAACACGGATAATACAGCAATCATTAGATT contains:
- a CDS encoding glycoside hydrolase family 71/99-like protein, translated to MKVLKILTLAMCSYLMIPTMQGATKHAKETKYPSYKGMIMAGYQGWFGTPEDGKSGGFRHMAGKNGFKDGSCHIDIWPDVREYSKTYPTEFKNADGSTARIFSSYDASTTDLHFKWMKEYGIDGVFMQRFFDYARGRGEQSLPDIILKNAFDAASKYDRAIAIMYDLSGLRHKKEDCSVIIEDWKYLVDKLNVTNQNGNKTYLHHNKKPVVAIWGLGFTDRPYKVNEIGIEKLIDFLQNDPVYGGCAVMLGVPTAWRDLNFDCTNDPYLHTIIKKADLLLPWTVQRYTPLLHNDMDRYHDETKADIQWCKKNKIDYVPCVTPGFSWHNLSTIQFPDDIKPSGSIPRQGGKFFWDQMYNAMKAGGEMIYVAMFDEIDEGTAIFKCTDTPPVTKISQFIGMDGKPSDHYLWLTGKATQMLRKEIPLTKKMPERN
- a CDS encoding DUF6562 domain-containing protein; its protein translation is MRKFKNLVMIGFCLLLVACQSEDLFTDAPVAAGEGNVNFTVSAPDLLQMTRATLGENSNSMHGGITNVDFAEYDLRYQLAVYRIDGEGENISYTQVISPQKKVVDSYQAVNYSLRLTPNRNYKFVVWADFVKQGTDTDLHYETGNFENITCIDDVDKQLNDESRDAYFTTEEITVGSDGVMKDLILKRPFAKLRVVATDWGVYNLEMPDNFKITYYGCKRFTNINAVTGLSEGTDLATDLTAVTEIYTGSIDKSQKDYALGYDKSVNNRTLTVDYLMTDATEQTPIHFKFEALDGTSLISSHDLKTDIPIQRNWLTTVMGNILTTDAQLTISIDENFENDWIDAEEWWNPAVIEPKEPVYDESTRTYHIYTREEFAWLPDNILDMITKKDESGKSVNVSILLENDIDMSGVEWKPIYTSGEPTYTVDGQGHTLRNFSLNGKFGAVYEYQIWGITLGKYNAYTGVWGKFEGVMKNLTFENITINGLADDEVHTDVDGNPIDHSKEYAYFAGCVGYTGANYSTVAQFENVHAKHIHIKASTGLTTQNVGGLIGWIGVGGGATWLDNCSAKDIYLTGYQAGGLVGQIVGGRGVAIKNCQTENIHIRLRSRSGISGFIGQYNDGAGSKIENCVYPVHVEYIDDKNGVLTDYEPANNYYGSCSKNKDKLVITAPITLP
- a CDS encoding DUF6562 domain-containing protein, which translates into the protein MLLVDKDALPPQDTIQVYLPKGDYQVLAWADYVYKDNPVDRFYQTDMLTSIKTNTDIYPVNTHHRSTAVGQEMFTIGSDFGPNSFSFEESGTFSSMVIPVMMERPSGRYRVIASDFDDFIRAGGTLEGLTVKVIYKQYIGVGYNVEARKPNLFTTMYSFNTILSQIVYDGKEAVSLFGDYLFTDWENETNILADFYFFDASGTEISHCQNIEIPLKRNHETVLRGFFLTRKIGDGNNVNIDDSFDGEYVVEIN